From a region of the Rhodococcus sp. 4CII genome:
- a CDS encoding glutamine synthetase family protein, whose amino-acid sequence MAETTSARVRRWLDERAITSIRIEATNLDGTFVGKSISPKKFLSGLETGFPFADVVLGNDLGNFPQFGFAFPEWRGDLLDIFLRPDLSTLIEWEPGKASVIGDFWTKTGAPVSVCPRNLLRKVERQAAEEGYSVKAAIEIEATLFEESVHEARRKGYKDLTPLGGLAGSAYVHAKSGDWWQFLDRVQHRLEELGLEWEACNDEAAVGQIEINVAVADIVTTADNWARTRQVVREVANELGRSVTFIAKWSDAWGQASHLNISLANEDGNAFFAEDGPSDVMRNFIGGVVQTMPGATSLALPFMTSYRRQIPLEGPPTTVTWGIDNKTTAVRAVTRHPKYSRIEYRTPGADSNAYLVAAAVLGAGLHGVVNGVEPPAPFVGMAWCNPAATETLPHTITRAADALAADKALAQVLGQEFVDYWIGTRRWEWLAFHTMGGGDPDCGITDWELNRYFELV is encoded by the coding sequence ATGGCTGAAACAACGAGTGCCCGGGTCCGGCGGTGGCTGGACGAGCGGGCCATCACGTCGATTCGAATCGAGGCGACGAACCTCGACGGGACGTTCGTGGGAAAGTCGATTTCCCCGAAGAAGTTCCTGAGCGGACTCGAGACGGGATTTCCGTTCGCCGATGTCGTCCTCGGCAACGATCTCGGTAACTTTCCCCAGTTCGGTTTCGCCTTTCCGGAGTGGCGCGGCGATCTGCTGGACATCTTCCTGCGTCCCGACCTGAGTACGCTGATCGAATGGGAGCCTGGCAAGGCATCCGTCATCGGCGACTTCTGGACCAAGACCGGCGCCCCGGTGTCGGTATGTCCGCGGAACCTCTTGCGCAAGGTGGAGCGGCAGGCTGCTGAAGAGGGCTACTCGGTGAAGGCGGCGATCGAGATCGAAGCGACCCTCTTCGAGGAGTCGGTTCACGAAGCGCGCCGCAAGGGATACAAGGATCTGACCCCGCTCGGCGGTCTGGCCGGCTCAGCCTATGTGCACGCCAAGTCCGGCGATTGGTGGCAGTTCCTGGACCGAGTGCAGCACCGTTTGGAAGAGCTGGGACTGGAGTGGGAGGCGTGTAACGACGAGGCGGCCGTCGGTCAGATCGAGATCAACGTCGCCGTCGCCGACATCGTCACCACGGCCGACAACTGGGCCCGGACCCGACAGGTCGTTCGTGAGGTCGCGAACGAGCTGGGTCGGTCGGTGACGTTCATCGCCAAGTGGTCCGACGCGTGGGGCCAGGCTTCGCATCTGAACATCTCGTTGGCGAACGAGGACGGCAACGCGTTCTTCGCCGAGGACGGACCGTCCGACGTGATGCGAAACTTCATCGGCGGCGTCGTGCAAACCATGCCCGGGGCAACCTCGCTGGCACTGCCGTTCATGACCTCTTACCGGCGGCAGATTCCGCTGGAAGGCCCGCCCACGACCGTCACCTGGGGCATCGACAACAAGACCACCGCCGTCCGTGCGGTGACCCGTCACCCGAAGTACTCGCGCATCGAATACCGGACGCCGGGAGCAGATTCCAACGCGTACCTGGTGGCTGCGGCGGTGCTGGGAGCCGGACTCCACGGTGTCGTCAACGGCGTCGAGCCGCCTGCCCCGTTCGTCGGCATGGCCTGGTGCAACCCGGCCGCCACCGAGACGCTGCCGCACACGATCACCCGCGCCGCCGATGCGCTCGCAGCCGACAAGGCACTGGCCCAGGTACTCGGGCAGGAATTCGTCGACTACTGGATCGGAACCCGACGCTGGGAATGGCTGGCGTTCCACACCATGGGTGGCGGCGACCCCGACTGCGGGATCACCGACTGGGAACTCAACCGCTACTTCGAACTCGTATGA